A region from the Salvia splendens isolate huo1 chromosome 15, SspV2, whole genome shotgun sequence genome encodes:
- the LOC121766885 gene encoding rhamnogalacturonate lyase-like, translating to MMLWVGMVLLSLFLPIHSQTVNRGMVVDLASQDERVTLVEGGNHVEMSNGIVSITLTSPGGSITNITYQGSDNLLQTQDKETDRGHWDVVWNEASSSIGKTDNLEGTDYKVISQSENQIEISFTRTWSPPSSLAPLNIDKRYVMLRGSPGFYTYAILERLEGWPSFLIQEGRIVFKLQENKFHYMAISDERQRFMPMYEDRKSGEPLAYKEAVLLKNATNPEFNGEVDDKYLYSGDNSDNTVHGWVSNDKVPIGFWMITPSNEFRTGGPIKQDLTSHTGPILLSMFISRHYIGTDIDVKFETQDNWKKVIGPNFIYLNSNASALADPSILWNDAKLRLQKEEADWPYNFLHSNEYLKSDQRGSITGQLLVHDRLVSEQPMPAGSAYVGLAPPGAAGSWQIENKGYQFWTRTNEEGNFEIKNVIPGTYNLFGWVSGVVGDFKHVSDIAINPGSSVKVENLVFDPPRNGPTLWEIGIPDRSAVEFFIPDPNPKFKLHPYKLSIQKFRQYGLWDRYTDLYPKNDLVFTIGTSNYKTDWFFAHVTRKMGETEYAPTTWQIVFNLNTVDKQANYTLQLSLASATALDLQVRFNDQISPPHFETGFIGRDNALARHGIRGLYRFYNIPVQGLKLVVGENKLFLTQANRNGSKLGPFNSIMYDYIRLEGPTPINVGVAQQKQNM from the exons ATGATGTTGTGGGTTGGAATGGTTTTGCTCTCGTTGTTTTTGCCTATTCATTCTCAGACTGTTAACAG AGGAATGGTGGTGGATTTGGCATCTCAGGATGAGAGAGTAACACTTGTTGAAGGTGGTAATCAT GTTGAGATGAGTAATGGAATAGTTAGCATTACATTGACCTCACCGGGTGGTTCAATCACCAATATAACATATCAAGGAAGTGACAACTTGCTTCAAACTCAAGACAAAGAAACAGACAGAGG GCATTGGGACGTTGTTTGGAACGAGGCATCAAGCAGCATTGGCAAAACTGACAA CTTGGAAGGAACAGATTATAAGGTGATATCGCAAAGTGAAAATCAAATTGAGATTTCATTTACCAGAACATGGTCTCCTCCTAGCTCACTCGCCCCATTAAACATCGATAAAAG ATATGTGATGCTACGTGGGTCCCCTGGATTCTATACATATGCTATACTCGAACGCCTTGAAGGGTGGCCTTCTTTTCTTATACAAGAAGGAAGAATTGTGTTCAAGCTTCAGGAAAATAA GTTTCACTACATGGCTATATCTGATGAAAGGCAAAGGTTTATGCCAATGTATGAAGATCGCAAATCTGGCGAACCACTTGCTTATAAGGAAGCCGTTCTCTTGAAAAATGCAACTAATCCCGAATTCAACGGAGAG GTGGACGATAAATACTTGTACTCAGGTGACAACAGTGACAACACAGTTCATGGATGGGTTAGCAATGACAAAGTCCCAATAGGGTTTTGGATGATAACTCCAAGCAATGAATTTCGGACAGGTGGCCCAATCAAACAAGATCTCACATCTCATACTGGTCCAATTCTGCTCTCT ATGTTCATCAGCAGACATTATATTGGGACAGATATAGATGTCAAGTTTGAAACTCAAGATAATTGGAAAAAAGTTATTGGTCCAAATTTTATCTATCTCAACTCTAATGCTTCTGCACTAGCAGATCCTTCTATTCTTTGGAACGATGCTAAACTAAGG CTGCAAAAGGAGGAAGCGGATTGGCCGTATAATTTCCTACATTCGAACGAATACCTCAAATCAGATCAACGGGGATCTATTACCGGTCAATTGCTAGTTCATGATCG GTTGGTTAGTGAGCAACCTATGCCGGCTGGCTCAGCTTATGTGGGATTAGCTCCACCCGGGGCGGCTGGGTCATGGCAGATTGAGAATAAG ggGTATCAATTTTGGACACGGACCAATGAAGAGGGAAATTTTGAGATCAAGAATGTGATTCCGGGAACCTACAACTTGTTTGGATGGGTTTCGGGAGTTGTAGGAGACTTTAAGCATGTATCCGACATCGCCATCAACCCTGGATCTAGTGTCAAGGTTGAAAACCTAGTGTTCGATCCCCCGAGAAACGGTCCAACTTTGTGGGAGATTGGGATTCCAGATCGCTCTGCTGTCGAGTTTTTCATCCCGGACCCTAATCCAAAATTCAAGCTTCATCCATACAAACTTTCCATTCAAAA GTTCCGACAATACGGGCTTTGGGATCGCTACACCGATTTATACCCTAAAAATGACCTTGTTTTCACAATTGGGACTAGCAACTATAAAACAGATTGGTTTTTCGCACATGTTACAAG GAAAATGGGAGAGACAGAATATGCACCAACAACATGGCAAATAGTGTTCAACCTCAATACCGTCGACAAACAAGCAAATTACACTCTCCAATTGTCCCTCGCATCAGCCACTGCACTAGATTTACAA gtacgtttcaacgatcaAATATCCCCTCCACATTTCGAGACGGGATTCATAGGTCGTGACAATGCATTAGCAAGACATGGGATTCGAGGGCTGTACCGTTTCTACAATATCCCGGTACAAGGCCTAAAACTTGTTGTGGGAGAGAACAAGTTATTCTTAACACAAGCAAATAGGAATGGTTCGAAGCTTGGACCCTTTAATAGTATCATGTACGATTATATCCGTTTAGAAGGCCCAACGCCGATAAATGTAGGAGTAGCACAGCAGaaacaaaatatgtaa